A genomic region of Mycobacterium sp. Aquia_213 contains the following coding sequences:
- a CDS encoding AAA family ATPase, whose amino-acid sequence MRVTRLVVRTWRNLRDVDLQVDPTAPLVCLVGENGTGKSAILELLSTAAHQFGIAQGVEMARGDPFEEEHDIEVVVLVPRTDLAELPEHLRTRLEADGEEWNGELHLKSRRVLATGANERIVTAGGVSAQDPSAELAHFVMNQIRQRLETQHLYLDADRAYPPIQIEPHRLADIYQQQWENPEFTRQWSHRPTRTLYEEWIKYFIGVEERTATQHITGIRRARDAGTAEPVFVDPFDSFRDTLNEVLPHLRFVGVEATSQRRTPLFDSAGMELAFSRLSGGEREIAFLVGQLERFRLRRGLLLIDEPELHLNPDLLRNWLAFLRDTVKDGQVWIATHSLEAVEVAGPSSTFVFERDAAARTVTNPTLLQGRPVLSALSAAVGSPAFAISRLRFVYIEGDRQSRERERFYTVCGGQDVNRFLEGGSCGEVLRRLQYLKDLAADTDEQLHIGGVIDRDFRPAAERLQIQAQSPVHVLGCHEIENLYLYPETVAVLLERSGRQPDEARVVVQACADELAGLWVVQHAAARFPKDNDVPKTAMSALSDANKSQLDADWNSRRSVSVAAIAPGVQQDWGQLLDAAKTTYETDRLTDDWYRRCVGKQTLAKLADALEFRSTDAVERQVVSLWNADGAALPPDLLKLREYVNGLG is encoded by the coding sequence TTGCGCGTAACCAGACTCGTCGTTCGGACGTGGCGTAACCTCCGCGACGTCGATCTGCAGGTAGACCCCACAGCGCCCTTGGTTTGTCTGGTCGGTGAGAACGGGACCGGCAAGAGCGCCATTCTTGAACTGCTATCCACCGCGGCGCACCAGTTTGGTATTGCTCAGGGCGTCGAGATGGCCCGCGGCGACCCGTTCGAAGAAGAGCACGACATCGAAGTCGTCGTTTTGGTGCCGCGGACGGATCTGGCGGAGCTTCCCGAGCATCTAAGAACACGACTCGAAGCCGACGGCGAGGAATGGAACGGCGAGCTTCATCTCAAAAGCCGCCGTGTCCTCGCGACTGGCGCTAACGAGAGGATCGTGACGGCTGGCGGAGTTTCTGCCCAGGACCCCTCTGCCGAGCTCGCTCACTTCGTAATGAACCAGATCCGGCAGCGCCTAGAGACGCAGCATCTTTACCTCGATGCCGACCGGGCCTATCCGCCCATACAGATCGAGCCACACCGCCTTGCCGATATTTACCAACAACAGTGGGAAAACCCTGAATTCACACGCCAATGGAGCCACAGGCCCACGCGGACGCTATACGAGGAGTGGATCAAGTACTTCATCGGCGTCGAGGAGCGTACCGCTACCCAGCACATAACAGGCATCCGGCGGGCTCGGGACGCGGGAACGGCCGAGCCGGTCTTCGTTGACCCTTTTGACAGCTTCCGCGACACATTGAACGAAGTGCTACCGCACTTACGTTTCGTGGGCGTCGAAGCGACTTCGCAGCGACGCACTCCGCTCTTCGATAGCGCTGGAATGGAGCTCGCGTTCTCTCGTCTTAGTGGAGGCGAGCGCGAGATCGCCTTTTTAGTAGGTCAACTCGAGCGGTTTCGGCTTCGACGTGGACTGCTGCTCATCGATGAGCCAGAGCTCCATTTAAATCCCGACCTTCTCCGCAATTGGTTGGCCTTTTTACGCGACACCGTAAAGGACGGACAAGTCTGGATTGCGACGCACTCGCTTGAGGCGGTCGAAGTGGCAGGGCCAAGTTCGACCTTCGTCTTTGAACGCGATGCAGCCGCCCGGACGGTCACCAATCCAACCCTGCTCCAGGGACGACCAGTGCTATCGGCGCTGTCGGCCGCGGTTGGATCGCCGGCGTTCGCCATAAGCAGACTTCGATTCGTCTACATCGAGGGCGACCGGCAAAGCCGCGAGCGTGAACGCTTTTACACCGTGTGCGGTGGCCAGGATGTCAACCGCTTCCTCGAGGGCGGGAGCTGCGGCGAGGTGCTGCGGCGACTTCAGTACCTGAAGGATTTGGCCGCGGACACGGACGAACAACTGCACATCGGCGGCGTGATCGATCGAGACTTTCGCCCGGCGGCCGAGCGGCTGCAGATCCAGGCCCAGTCACCTGTACACGTTCTCGGATGTCACGAGATTGAAAATCTCTACCTCTACCCCGAGACAGTGGCTGTGCTTCTGGAAAGGAGCGGCCGCCAACCCGACGAAGCCCGGGTTGTAGTACAGGCCTGCGCGGACGAACTAGCGGGTCTATGGGTGGTACAACATGCTGCAGCCAGGTTCCCGAAGGACAACGACGTTCCCAAAACAGCGATGAGTGCTCTGAGTGACGCGAACAAATCACAGCTGGACGCTGACTGGAATAGCCGACGATCGGTATCTGTGGCCGCAATCGCGCCTGGGGTGCAACAAGATTGGGGACAACTATTGGACGCTGCAAAAACTACCTACGAGACCGACCGGCTGACCGACGACTGGTATCGACGATGCGTAGGCAAGCAGACACTCGCAAAACTCGCCGACGCATTGGAATTCAGGTCCACCGATGCTGTTGAACGACAGGTAGTTTCGTTATGGAACGCCGACGGCGCCGCCTTGCCCCCCGATCTACTCAAACTGCGCGAGTACGTAAACGGACTCGGTTGA
- a CDS encoding DUF2511 domain-containing protein, translating to MEQKRVLSLTAVTLGGRSRRLRLRATWTDGPWPLTVGEGTLACEKLGAHLRRVTFTTGGAIYRVNGTAKAAHKYAHLDQIWRDNPDIPGTKINIGPLLDRGLALC from the coding sequence ATCGAGCAAAAACGTGTCCTCAGCCTTACTGCCGTCACCCTCGGCGGCCGATCCCGCCGGCTTCGTCTCCGGGCAACTTGGACCGACGGACCGTGGCCTCTAACTGTTGGCGAAGGCACGCTCGCATGCGAAAAACTCGGTGCACACCTACGCCGGGTAACTTTCACTACCGGCGGCGCCATCTACCGGGTCAACGGCACCGCTAAGGCGGCTCACAAGTACGCACACCTAGACCAAATTTGGCGTGACAACCCGGACATCCCCGGCACCAAGATCAATATCGGGCCACTACTCGACCGCGGGTTAGCCCTGTGTTAG
- a CDS encoding PASTA domain-containing protein, producing MRIFAALTTAFLLAGCTSNSAQPPSTITVTASSPGKSTAASGPITLPDFTNQNAEIARKKLESLGLTNVKLTSANPKYTFVIQAANWTVVSMEPPAGTVVQPGDPVIVKVTKP from the coding sequence ATGAGGATTTTCGCTGCGCTAACCACGGCATTCCTGCTCGCCGGCTGCACATCAAATAGCGCACAGCCACCGTCGACCATCACCGTGACAGCGTCGTCGCCGGGTAAATCAACCGCCGCGTCGGGGCCGATCACCCTGCCGGACTTCACGAATCAGAACGCTGAGATCGCCCGGAAGAAACTTGAGAGCCTCGGCTTAACCAACGTAAAGCTGACCTCGGCTAACCCGAAATACACCTTCGTCATCCAAGCGGCGAACTGGACCGTCGTGAGCATGGAACCTCCGGCCGGAACCGTTGTACAGCCCGGCGACCCAGTCATTGTGAAGGTAACCAAACCATGA